From the Sphingobacteruim zhuxiongii genome, the window TTTGCTGCAACGTCTGAAATTGACGAAGGTAAGGGCTTATTTCACGGCTGAAAACCCTTTCCAATGGACCAAGATGTTCGAAAGCTACGACCCAGAACAACTTGATCGTCAAGAATATCCTTTGGTTAAATCGCTAGCGTTTGGTTTACAAATTAACTTATAAGAAGATGAAAATTTTAAAGATAACACTATATACATTTGTCGCAACGCTTTTATTGCAGAGCTGCAAAGACGATGGCTTTCTAGATCGCTTTCCGAAAGATGCATTCAGCGAACCCACGTTCTTCAAGACCGAAGACGACTTATTACTCTATGCGAATGGCTTCTACGATAACTTGCCTGCAATTACTAATTACAGTGAGGACAATAACTCAGATGTCATGGTCCCAAGAAGTATCAATGACCTTTTAGCGGGTACCTATGTTATTCCAAATAATGGCGGCGGATGGGCTACAGGCGACTGGCAAGCAATCCGCCAATGCAATTATTTTCTAACTCGTTATAGTCAAGCAAATACAACCAATAAAGAAATCTATGCTGGCGAAGTCCGCTTTTTTAGAGCCTTGTTTTATTGGCAAAAAGTAGAACGCTTTGGCGATGTTCCGCTAGTGATTAAAGATTTAGATGAAACTTCTGAAGAACTATTTGGACCGCGTGTCAATAGAAACGAGGTTATGGACTTCGTACTTGAAGACCTGAAGTTTGCCGTAGAAAACCTACCAGCAAAAGGAACACAAAAAGCGGGCAGACTCAATAAAGATGTCGCGCGTGCTTTGTTATCTCGCGTCGGACTATGGGAAGGTACATTTAGAAAATACCATGCCTTAGGGAATCATACAGCCCCATTAGAGGCATCCGTTCAGGCATCCCTTGATTTGATGGCTGCCAATAGCGGCTATAAACTCTATACGACAGGAGACCCAACAAAGGATTATTATAACTTATTTATTCAACAAGATCTAAGTAACAATCCGGAAAATATTTTGAACCGTGCATATATCTTGAATATCAGCACGCAAGGATATTCACGTACGGCAACAGAAAACAACACTGGCGTGAGCAAATCCTTCGTTGAGCAATATTTATTTACAGATGGTAAACCTAAAGACTTAACGTCCTTTACCTATGATGAGAGCTCGCCCTTAAAAGAGCATCTCAATAGAGATCCTCGATATGCTCAAACTATCGCAACACCTAATTTTATATGGCAATTTAATTCATCTACATCCACACCAACGGGATTGCCAGCGATCGGAACTTCTAGAACAAGTACGGGTTATTGGTTGATTAAAGGAAGATCAAGTGATGCTGCACAATATATTGCTAACCAATCTGATATAGATGCTTTTATCTTTAGGTTTGGAGAAGTGCTGTTGAATTTTGCCGAAGCTAAATATGAATTAGATGGGACGATTTCACAGACTGATTTAGATCGAAGTATTAATCTTTTAAGAGCGCGTGTCGGCATGCCTAAACTATTAACTACTGTCGCTAACGATGTCAATGGAGTAGACTACGGTTATAGCATCGCGCCGCTATTGCGCGAAATTAGAAGAGAGCGTCAAGTCGAACTAATTGGTGAGGGTCAACGCTGGAAAGATATACTACGTTGGAAAGCAGGTAAGTTAATTGAAAGCGCTAAATCTATTTTAGGAATGAAATTAGATGCAAACTTGAAAGCTGAATATGTTAACCAAGGAAAAGACATCAATGCTATTGAAACCAACGCCGACGGTTATATCATTGTCTATCCTAGCGTATCTGGTGGAAAACGCGTGTGGAATAATAAAAACTAT encodes:
- a CDS encoding RagB/SusD family nutrient uptake outer membrane protein; its protein translation is MKILKITLYTFVATLLLQSCKDDGFLDRFPKDAFSEPTFFKTEDDLLLYANGFYDNLPAITNYSEDNNSDVMVPRSINDLLAGTYVIPNNGGGWATGDWQAIRQCNYFLTRYSQANTTNKEIYAGEVRFFRALFYWQKVERFGDVPLVIKDLDETSEELFGPRVNRNEVMDFVLEDLKFAVENLPAKGTQKAGRLNKDVARALLSRVGLWEGTFRKYHALGNHTAPLEASVQASLDLMAANSGYKLYTTGDPTKDYYNLFIQQDLSNNPENILNRAYILNISTQGYSRTATENNTGVSKSFVEQYLFTDGKPKDLTSFTYDESSPLKEHLNRDPRYAQTIATPNFIWQFNSSTSTPTGLPAIGTSRTSTGYWLIKGRSSDAAQYIANQSDIDAFIFRFGEVLLNFAEAKYELDGTISQTDLDRSINLLRARVGMPKLLTTVANDVNGVDYGYSIAPLLREIRRERQVELIGEGQRWKDILRWKAGKLIESAKSILGMKLDANLKAEYVNQGKDINAIETNADGYIIVYPSVSGGKRVWNNKNYYYPLPIDQITLAKYTQNPGW